Proteins encoded by one window of Nicotiana tabacum cultivar K326 chromosome 10, ASM71507v2, whole genome shotgun sequence:
- the LOC107828809 gene encoding protein S40-4-like: MATRKNFLFLERKDRITPLPSSSLQFEFDEAEIWCNNTSSNENVVHNSEAKISIPNSRFLKKPGKKSERSRAISSTSLPVNIPDWSKILGDEYRSCPKEIDDNYNVVEDFDEIGIPPHEYLARTRVASFSVHEGIGRTLKGRDLSRVRNAIWKQTGFED; the protein is encoded by the coding sequence ATGGCAACGAGAAAAAACTTCCTCTTTCTCGAACGAAAAGACAGAATTACCCCTCTCCCCTCTAGTAGCCTTCAGTTCGAATTTGATGAAGCTGAAATATGGTGTAACAACACTAGTTCAAACGAAAATGTTGTTCATAATTCTGAAGCCAAAATATCAATACCCAATTCAAGATTCTTGAAAAAaccagggaaaaagagtgaaagaTCAAGGGCAATTTCGTCAACATCACTGCCAGTGAATATACCAGATTGGTCGAAAATCTTAGGTGATGAGTACAGGAGTTGTCCGAAAGAAATTGATGataattataatgttgttgaggattttgatgaaattggaATTCCACCACATGAATATTTAGCAAGAACAAGAGTTGCTTCATTTTCAGTACATGAAGGTATTGGAAGAACACTTAAAGGAAGAGATTTGAGTAGGGTAAGAAATGCTATTTGGAAACAAACTGGTTTTGAAGATTAG